A single region of the Bacillota bacterium genome encodes:
- a CDS encoding FAD-dependent oxidoreductase — protein sequence MKQTDIIIIGAGPSGMMSAIYAKRANKEVILLDKASPGGSLHSTFQVDNYLGFGKVSAEELIQKMVDHLRDLEIEDTKGFVNQITKEKDYFIVATEKETYFAKAVIVASGTSPKPLKVPNEFELLSKGISYCAVCDGLFFENEDVVVIGGGDSALEESIYLSHICKSVTIIHELKEFTASKGLIKRIQEHDKISVKLSTKVIEFIGNEELDAITLLDCFNNITYDFKAKGAFIYIGNQADTTYINNLLITDESGFIPVNQFMETKVKGLFACGDVTKKDFRYIVTAISDGAIAALSAVKYLDDSRNLE from the coding sequence ATGAAACAAACTGATATCATTATTATTGGTGCTGGCCCTTCTGGGATGATGAGTGCGATTTATGCAAAACGTGCAAATAAAGAAGTTATATTACTAGATAAAGCTTCTCCAGGAGGAAGTCTTCACTCAACATTTCAAGTAGATAATTATTTAGGTTTTGGTAAAGTGAGTGCAGAAGAGTTAATCCAAAAAATGGTTGATCACTTACGAGATTTAGAAATTGAAGATACAAAAGGATTTGTCAATCAAATTACGAAAGAAAAGGATTATTTTATCGTTGCTACAGAAAAAGAGACTTATTTCGCTAAAGCGGTAATCGTGGCTTCAGGTACGAGTCCTAAACCTCTAAAAGTTCCAAATGAATTTGAATTACTTTCAAAAGGGATTTCGTATTGTGCAGTTTGCGATGGATTGTTTTTTGAGAACGAAGATGTTGTAGTCATTGGCGGAGGAGACTCTGCATTAGAGGAAAGTATTTATTTAAGTCATATTTGTAAAAGCGTGACAATTATACATGAGTTAAAAGAATTTACTGCGAGTAAAGGATTAATAAAACGAATTCAAGAACACGATAAAATTAGTGTAAAATTATCGACAAAAGTAATTGAATTTATTGGAAACGAAGAACTAGATGCGATTACATTACTAGACTGTTTCAATAATATTACATATGACTTTAAAGCAAAAGGCGCATTTATTTATATAGGTAACCAAGCAGATACAACTTATATTAATAACTTATTAATTACAGATGAATCGGGATTTATTCCAGTAAATCAGTTTATGGAAACCAAGGTCAAGGGGTTGTTTGCCTGCGGAGATGTAACAAAGAAAGATTTTAGATATATTGTAACAGCGATATCCGATGGAGCTATAGCGGCTTTAAGTGCTGTTAAGTATTTAGATGATTCAAGAAATTTGGAGTGA
- the lgt gene encoding prolipoprotein diacylglyceryl transferase: protein MKNTLKIISIFLFLVFTLTLIGCEETVLNVGDSYTVEFVDYDATVLKSITCEVGTPCEIIPPEEPDNKENTYFTRWNVFESQYSSIQKDTTIKAIYTLDNRVITLFGRSVVFYSFFIMTGIIVALSLGLREGTRTGLKKDDLIDGFLWIVPVAILGARLWYVVFEWDQFVYGTFTESLLRTLGFTTGTLDFSSFGLSGLAIHGAFVTAIVCAYLYTKKRKIDIFKVLDIVAIGFIIAQAFGRWGNFFNQEAHGGLVGGMTGGVMNLSLEQQFNYLRYTLHLPEFIVNNMYILEGLHEPVTGFYHPTFLYESSLNILGFGMMLVLRRVKKVHFGELLSFYLIWYGSVRIFIETMRTDPLTFELFGLTLKSAIVTSVLMILGGILLSVYIRLKRPGKTYDTVPGYFGYIKPDNLVDDETN, encoded by the coding sequence ATGAAAAACACATTAAAGATTATTAGCATATTCTTATTTCTTGTTTTTACTTTGACATTAATTGGCTGCGAAGAGACAGTTTTAAATGTTGGGGATAGTTATACCGTAGAATTTGTTGATTATGATGCTACCGTTTTAAAATCGATAACTTGTGAAGTAGGAACACCTTGCGAAATTATTCCTCCAGAAGAACCAGACAATAAAGAAAACACGTATTTTACACGTTGGAATGTTTTTGAAAGTCAATATTCTTCGATTCAAAAAGATACAACGATTAAAGCAATCTATACTTTGGACAATCGAGTAATTACACTATTTGGAAGATCAGTAGTATTTTATTCCTTTTTTATTATGACAGGAATTATCGTTGCGCTTTCTTTGGGTTTGAGAGAAGGAACAAGAACTGGCCTCAAAAAAGACGACTTAATTGATGGGTTTTTATGGATTGTACCAGTTGCAATTTTAGGAGCTCGATTATGGTATGTTGTTTTTGAGTGGGATCAATTTGTTTATGGAACTTTTACTGAATCACTATTACGAACTCTAGGTTTCACAACCGGAACACTTGATTTTTCAAGTTTTGGATTATCAGGGCTTGCAATTCATGGTGCGTTTGTGACCGCAATTGTATGTGCTTACCTTTATACTAAAAAAAGAAAAATTGATATATTTAAAGTATTGGATATTGTTGCAATTGGATTTATTATCGCTCAAGCATTTGGAAGATGGGGCAATTTCTTTAATCAAGAAGCTCATGGAGGATTAGTTGGAGGAATGACAGGCGGTGTTATGAATTTGTCGCTTGAACAACAATTTAATTATTTGAGATATACGCTTCATTTGCCAGAATTTATCGTAAATAATATGTATATTTTAGAAGGATTACATGAGCCGGTTACTGGATTTTATCATCCAACATTCTTGTATGAATCAAGTTTAAATATTCTTGGATTTGGGATGATGCTTGTTTTAAGAAGAGTTAAAAAAGTTCACTTTGGAGAATTATTATCTTTTTATTTGATATGGTATGGTAGCGTAAGGATTTTTATTGAAACTATGAGAACTGATCCACTTACATTTGAATTATTTGGATTGACTTTAAAATCTGCAATTGTAACTTCAGTCTTAATGATACTTGGCGGAATATTACTTTCTGTATATATTCGTTTGAAAAGACCCGGAAAAACTTATGATACCGTTCCAGGATATTTTGGGTATATTAAACCAGATAATTTGGTTGATGATGAAACAAACTGA
- the hprK gene encoding HPr(Ser) kinase/phosphatase — MSITVKHVIEGLKLEIAAGEAGVNREIKNPNLSKPGLELAGLFDFYEFDRIQIIGSKEGTFFHWLNESDQEIRVKMLFEKQPPAFIFSKNVVIPEIFIKFGNYYKIPVLKSSYKTTSLFSELFAFLQAKLAERTSVHGVLMDINGVGVMITGKSGVGKSEVALELIRRGYMLVADDVIEIYQKEIGIIIGEAPDLLKKYLEIRGIGIVNVVYLFGVKAYRETKRISLFVELEKWDDESKFDRLGLTEEKKLIFDTEVTSLTLPITEARNTATLVEAAAYDYKSKALGYHSATEFNDLLNEKIRLNQKEEKDEE; from the coding sequence ATGTCAATAACCGTTAAACATGTAATTGAAGGATTAAAGCTCGAAATTGCAGCTGGAGAAGCAGGCGTCAATCGAGAAATTAAAAATCCGAATTTATCAAAACCCGGACTTGAATTAGCTGGATTATTTGACTTTTATGAATTCGATCGAATTCAAATTATTGGTTCTAAAGAAGGAACTTTTTTCCACTGGTTAAATGAATCAGACCAAGAAATTAGAGTAAAAATGCTGTTTGAAAAACAACCGCCTGCATTTATTTTTTCTAAAAATGTGGTTATTCCTGAAATTTTTATTAAATTCGGGAATTATTATAAGATCCCGGTTTTAAAAAGTTCTTATAAAACAACTTCTTTATTTAGTGAGCTTTTTGCATTTTTGCAAGCAAAACTAGCTGAAAGAACATCTGTTCACGGCGTATTAATGGATATAAACGGAGTTGGAGTAATGATCACAGGCAAAAGCGGAGTTGGAAAAAGTGAAGTAGCTTTAGAATTAATTCGTAGAGGGTACATGCTAGTCGCGGATGATGTAATTGAAATTTATCAAAAAGAAATTGGTATAATCATTGGAGAAGCTCCCGATTTGCTAAAAAAATATTTGGAAATTAGAGGAATCGGAATTGTAAATGTCGTATATTTATTTGGTGTTAAGGCTTATAGAGAAACAAAACGAATCTCTTTATTTGTAGAATTAGAAAAATGGGATGATGAATCTAAATTTGATCGTCTAGGATTAACTGAAGAGAAAAAATTAATATTTGATACAGAAGTAACAAGCCTCACACTCCCGATTACCGAAGCAAGAAATACAGCAACTTTGGTTGAAGCCGCCGCTTATGATTATAAGTCGAAAGCGTTAGGATATCATTCTGCAACTGAATTTAATGATTTACTTAATGAAAAAATACGTTTAAATCAAAAGGAAGAGAAGGATGAAGAATGA
- the uvrA gene encoding excinuclease ABC subunit UvrA, with protein MNDQIIIKGARENNLKSIDLTLPKNKLIVMTGLSGSGKTSLAFDTIYEEGRRRYVESLSSYARQFLGNMEKPDVDSIEGLSPSISIDQKTTSHNPRSTVGTVTEIYDYVRLLYARIGKPFCPEHNIEITAQSIQEMTNKILENHEAKVIILAPVVRGKKGMHEKSIEELRKEGYTKIRINGELRELDEEIILEKTKRYDIDVVIDRIIIKDEIRSRVYDSLETATKLSDGLVKVLINDEEVLFSEQFSCPICGFTVSHLEPRLFSFNSPYGACEECSGLGFKRKIDPALLIPHPEKSILEGVFDKYANTESIYLQQVIQACKAHKIDISLPFKDLKQEEKDLILYGSDKEISFQFKSKSSDQIHQSKRAYEGIITSMERRYLETTSRMVRDWIETMMNDITCEKCHGKRLSDESLSVRVGNINIYEFTQKSILHLLDFLDELNLSSRDSEIARPILKEVKERLLFLVNVGLDYLTLSRASGTLSGGEAQRIRLATQIGSRLTGVLYVLDEPSIGLHQRDNKRLIGTLKGMRDLGNTMIVVEHDMEMIQSSDYVVDIGPGAGEHGGRVIFAGTPDEIIHCEESITGKYLSGKLQIAIPASRRDHSRGYLSVKGARQNNLKNIDVDFPIGCLTVVTGVSGSGKSSLVNEVLYKGLVNQLTKRNEIPGECDSIEGYNQFDKIIDINQSAIGRTPRSNPATYTGVFDEIRDLYSKTKEAKIRGYDKGRFSFNVKGGRCEHCSGDGLIKIEMHFMPDIFVECEECHGKRYNQETLQVKYKGKNISDVLNMTVEEAVEFFRNIPKIYNKLRTINDVGLGYIKLGQSSTTLSGGEAQRVKLASELYKRITDKSIYILDEPTTGLHSHDIVNLLSVLQDIVEKGATVVVIEHNLDVIKVADYIIDLGPEGGDRGGEIIAVGTPEDVVKEKRSFTGEYLKPILEQKK; from the coding sequence ATGAATGATCAAATAATTATTAAAGGGGCAAGAGAAAATAATTTAAAATCAATTGATTTAACTCTTCCTAAAAATAAGTTAATCGTTATGACGGGTCTTTCTGGTTCTGGAAAGACCAGTTTAGCATTTGATACCATTTATGAAGAAGGCAGAAGGCGATATGTAGAATCATTAAGTTCGTATGCTAGACAATTCTTAGGTAATATGGAAAAACCAGATGTAGATTCTATAGAAGGATTATCTCCATCGATTTCGATTGATCAAAAGACTACTTCTCATAATCCAAGATCAACCGTAGGAACTGTGACGGAAATTTATGACTACGTTCGATTACTATATGCTAGAATTGGAAAACCTTTTTGTCCGGAACACAACATCGAAATTACGGCACAATCTATCCAAGAGATGACAAATAAAATTCTTGAGAATCATGAAGCGAAAGTTATTATTTTAGCTCCGGTTGTTAGAGGAAAAAAAGGTATGCATGAAAAATCAATTGAAGAGTTACGAAAAGAAGGATATACAAAAATTCGTATTAATGGAGAACTTCGCGAGTTAGATGAAGAAATCATTTTGGAGAAAACAAAAAGATACGATATTGACGTTGTTATCGATCGAATCATTATTAAAGATGAAATCCGATCAAGGGTATATGATTCATTAGAAACGGCCACAAAATTATCAGATGGCTTGGTTAAGGTGTTAATTAACGATGAAGAAGTATTATTTAGCGAGCAATTTAGTTGCCCGATTTGCGGATTTACGGTTAGTCATTTAGAACCAAGATTATTCTCCTTTAATTCGCCTTATGGCGCTTGTGAAGAATGTTCTGGATTAGGATTTAAAAGAAAAATAGACCCAGCGTTACTTATACCTCATCCTGAAAAATCAATTTTGGAAGGAGTGTTTGATAAATACGCTAATACTGAATCAATTTATCTCCAACAAGTAATTCAGGCGTGCAAAGCCCATAAAATAGACATTTCCTTGCCTTTTAAAGATTTGAAACAAGAAGAAAAAGATTTAATTTTATATGGTTCCGATAAGGAAATATCCTTTCAATTTAAATCTAAATCAAGTGACCAAATTCATCAATCCAAACGTGCATATGAAGGTATTATTACAAGCATGGAAAGACGATACTTAGAAACAACATCGAGAATGGTACGCGACTGGATTGAAACAATGATGAATGATATTACTTGTGAGAAATGTCACGGGAAGCGATTAAGTGATGAATCTTTATCGGTAAGAGTTGGAAATATTAATATATATGAATTTACACAAAAAAGCATTTTACACTTACTTGATTTCCTTGATGAACTTAATCTATCAAGTCGCGATAGCGAAATTGCTAGACCTATTTTAAAAGAGGTTAAAGAACGTTTACTATTTTTGGTTAACGTTGGACTAGATTACTTGACACTTTCTCGAGCGTCGGGAACTCTATCCGGAGGAGAGGCTCAAAGAATCAGACTTGCAACTCAAATTGGATCAAGACTTACAGGCGTCCTCTATGTTTTGGATGAACCATCTATCGGATTACATCAAAGAGACAACAAGAGATTGATTGGAACTCTGAAAGGAATGAGAGATTTAGGAAATACCATGATCGTTGTTGAGCATGACATGGAAATGATTCAAAGTTCTGATTATGTAGTAGATATTGGTCCTGGAGCTGGCGAACACGGAGGAAGAGTTATTTTTGCGGGTACACCAGATGAAATAATACATTGTGAAGAATCAATTACAGGAAAATATCTTTCTGGGAAATTACAAATAGCAATTCCCGCTTCAAGAAGAGATCATTCTAGAGGTTATTTGTCAGTGAAAGGTGCAAGACAAAACAATTTAAAAAATATTGATGTTGATTTTCCAATCGGTTGTTTAACAGTGGTTACAGGAGTATCTGGATCTGGGAAATCAAGCCTTGTAAATGAAGTTTTATACAAAGGCCTTGTAAATCAGTTGACAAAGAGAAATGAAATCCCAGGCGAGTGTGATTCTATTGAAGGGTATAATCAATTTGATAAAATTATTGATATCAATCAATCTGCTATTGGTAGAACTCCTCGAAGCAATCCTGCAACATACACAGGAGTGTTTGATGAAATTAGAGATTTATATAGCAAAACAAAAGAAGCTAAAATTAGAGGATACGATAAAGGAAGATTTTCTTTTAATGTAAAGGGAGGCCGTTGTGAACATTGTTCTGGGGATGGTTTAATAAAAATTGAAATGCATTTTATGCCTGATATATTCGTAGAATGTGAAGAATGTCATGGAAAAAGATATAACCAAGAAACGCTGCAAGTTAAATACAAAGGAAAGAACATTTCTGATGTTTTGAATATGACCGTGGAAGAAGCCGTTGAATTCTTTCGCAATATTCCCAAAATTTATAACAAACTTAGAACCATTAATGATGTTGGTTTAGGTTATATAAAATTAGGTCAATCCTCCACTACGCTGTCGGGCGGAGAGGCACAAAGAGTTAAATTAGCTAGCGAATTATACAAAAGAATCACAGATAAATCGATTTATATATTAGATGAACCAACAACCGGACTTCATAGCCACGATATCGTTAATCTATTGAGCGTATTACAAGATATCGTAGAAAAAGGAGCAACAGTTGTGGTGATTGAACATAACTTAGATGTCATTAAAGTCGCAGATTATATCATTGATCTAGGACCAGAAGGCGGAGATAGAGGCGGAGAAATTATAGCTGTTGGCACGCCCGAAGATGTGGTAAAAGAAAAACGAAGTTTTACTGGAGAATATTTAAAACCAATTTTAGAACAAAAAAAGTAG
- the ligA gene encoding NAD-dependent DNA ligase LigA, translating to MDIKRRIDTLTEMLNQYNYEYYVLDDSSISDQEFDQLMKELKNLENEYPEYKTKDSPTQRVGGIAQDKFEKVVHDSQMLSLGNISSEEDILEFDEKIKKITQNYSYTAELKIDGLSVSLKYENGYLLQAATRGDGVIGEDITENVKTIKSVPLSISYKNFLEVRGEIYISKISFEKMNQEKTLLGEAPFKNPRNVAAGSVRQLDPKVVGKRNLDVFIYYLMDRDFVDNHYESLMQLKQWGFKINPETKKCQNIQEVIDYISHIQAIRNDLPYEIDGVVIKVNEFDLYERIGYTTKFPKWAVAYKFPPEEVVTKMDDIRFQIGRTGVVKPVAELSPVMISGSLVSRATLHNEDFCKQKDIRIGDMVVVRKAGEIIPEVLKVLKELRMGKEVAFQMITHCPKCNSILERKQGEADYYCLNPNCEAKHLEGLIHFASREAYNIDGLGERILTELFNDGFIKNISDIFSISNRYAELIEKERFGEKSVSNLLLAIENSKNNSLDKLIFGLGIRHVGSKVAKVLAKFYQTMDQFMSANQEELKSIPEIGEVIAKSVTDYFNDSSNVELIRTLMTYNLNMKYSQVQINQETPFSNKTIVLTGSLNHYTRNEAKEIIEKLGGNISSSVSKNTDFVVAGAEAGSKLDKAQKLGVTVIDEEKFILLISEES from the coding sequence ATGGATATTAAAAGAAGAATTGATACATTAACAGAGATGCTAAATCAATACAATTATGAATATTATGTTTTGGATGATTCGAGTATATCAGATCAAGAGTTTGATCAATTAATGAAAGAACTTAAAAATCTTGAAAACGAATATCCTGAATATAAAACAAAAGATTCACCAACTCAAAGGGTTGGTGGAATTGCGCAAGACAAGTTTGAAAAAGTAGTACACGATTCTCAAATGCTTTCTTTAGGGAACATTTCTAGCGAAGAAGATATTTTAGAGTTTGACGAAAAAATAAAAAAAATTACACAAAACTATTCCTACACTGCCGAGCTAAAGATTGATGGATTATCCGTTTCCTTAAAATATGAAAACGGATATTTACTTCAAGCCGCAACAAGGGGAGATGGCGTTATTGGGGAAGATATTACCGAAAACGTCAAAACCATTAAATCGGTTCCTTTAAGTATTTCCTACAAAAATTTCTTAGAAGTTCGAGGAGAAATTTACATAAGTAAAATCTCTTTTGAGAAGATGAATCAAGAAAAGACTTTGCTGGGAGAAGCGCCTTTTAAAAATCCAAGAAATGTAGCGGCCGGAAGTGTGAGACAATTGGATCCTAAGGTTGTTGGAAAACGAAATTTAGATGTGTTTATCTATTATCTGATGGATCGGGATTTTGTAGATAACCATTATGAATCTTTAATGCAACTTAAACAATGGGGATTTAAAATTAATCCAGAAACCAAGAAATGTCAAAACATACAAGAAGTGATAGACTACATTAGTCATATCCAAGCTATTCGAAATGATTTACCTTATGAAATTGATGGAGTTGTTATTAAAGTTAATGAATTTGATTTATATGAACGGATTGGGTATACGACTAAATTTCCAAAATGGGCAGTTGCTTATAAATTTCCTCCTGAAGAAGTCGTTACAAAGATGGATGATATTCGTTTTCAAATAGGAAGAACTGGAGTTGTTAAACCAGTAGCCGAATTATCTCCTGTGATGATTTCTGGATCACTTGTCTCTAGAGCGACGCTTCATAACGAAGATTTTTGTAAACAAAAAGATATTCGCATTGGAGATATGGTAGTTGTAAGAAAAGCAGGCGAAATAATTCCTGAAGTTTTAAAAGTTTTAAAAGAACTTCGTATGGGAAAAGAAGTCGCATTTCAAATGATTACTCATTGCCCAAAATGCAATTCAATTTTAGAGCGAAAACAAGGTGAAGCAGATTATTATTGTTTAAATCCCAATTGTGAAGCAAAACACCTAGAAGGATTGATTCATTTTGCTTCTCGTGAAGCATATAATATAGATGGTTTAGGAGAAAGAATACTGACTGAATTATTTAACGATGGATTTATAAAAAACATTTCTGATATTTTCTCGATCTCAAACAGATATGCTGAATTAATTGAAAAAGAACGGTTCGGTGAAAAAAGTGTTTCAAATTTGCTTTTAGCCATTGAAAATAGCAAAAATAATTCTCTTGATAAACTTATCTTTGGACTAGGGATAAGACACGTAGGAAGCAAAGTTGCAAAAGTATTAGCTAAATTTTATCAAACCATGGATCAATTCATGAGTGCCAATCAAGAAGAGTTAAAATCTATTCCCGAAATTGGAGAAGTAATTGCAAAAAGTGTCACTGATTATTTTAATGATTCATCGAATGTTGAGCTGATAAGAACTTTAATGACTTATAACTTAAATATGAAGTATTCACAAGTTCAAATCAATCAAGAAACGCCATTTTCAAATAAGACTATAGTATTAACTGGGTCACTTAATCATTATACAAGAAACGAAGCCAAAGAAATTATTGAGAAATTAGGAGGAAACATTTCATCTTCTGTATCAAAAAACACAGATTTTGTTGTTGCGGGGGCTGAAGCGGGGTCAAAACTAGATAAGGCGCAAAAATTAGGAGTTACAGTTATTGATGAAGAGAAATTCATTCTTTTAATTTCAGAAGAATCGTAA
- a CDS encoding UvrD-helicase domain-containing protein, translated as MKNVIFDELNERQIEAVQIVNGPVMAVAGAGSGKTRVLTNRIAYLIDEIGIPPSHILAITFTNRAAEEMRNRVFQLIDLPLKGMWISTFHAMGAKILRNDIHHLDYDNNFQIIDDKDSEIITKNILKDLNYDIKQYSPRLMYGLIEAAKADRKILEIYPEPIRKVLNAVFPVYVNYLKNNNLVDFQDLLVLVLDLFRNFPEVLKKYQEWFEYVLVDEFQDTNDLQYEIVYLLAKNHQNLFIVGDEDQSIYAFRGSNIENIKKFMDDFPTHKKIILNQNYRSKENILKAANAVIKNNKNRIPKDLFSELGEGEKVIHFKADSDEEEAYYIYNKIKSLHKEGYSFEDMAILYRNNAMSRKFEDILLKYNIPHKVIGNISFYKRKEIKDIIAYLHLLINLGDDFSFSRIYNEPKRGIGESSFIKLKEFAHNHNLKLMDVIDSDLDFVSSHAASRLIDLKSSLLSIQINIEEVNLLTTYDDLLQKTGYLKMLQNEDLSVERKIEAERRIENIQEFKTIILEKIRDYDVSVSNYEKLVQILTDLALREEAEDLLQDEKFVSLMTVHSAKGLEFKIVFVACLEQSLFPSSQSLLERADVEEERRLFYVALTRTKELAVLTSSRTRFMYGRFMENLDSQFLSEIDEDTLLRQGLAKPKEIVFEKLKQHKNTIINPKVSSNYEKKDLGLTIGDKIVHQVFGNGVIVAISEDKATIAFQKEVGIKVLMKDHPSINKVR; from the coding sequence GTGAAAAATGTGATTTTTGATGAACTGAATGAACGACAAATCGAGGCAGTTCAAATCGTGAATGGACCCGTTATGGCAGTTGCTGGTGCGGGATCTGGAAAAACGAGAGTTCTTACAAATCGAATTGCTTATTTGATTGATGAAATTGGCATTCCACCAAGTCATATTTTAGCGATTACTTTTACAAATAGAGCTGCAGAAGAAATGCGAAATCGTGTTTTTCAATTGATTGATCTTCCTTTAAAAGGAATGTGGATTTCCACATTTCATGCTATGGGAGCAAAAATATTAAGAAATGACATTCACCATTTAGATTATGATAATAATTTTCAAATAATTGACGACAAAGATTCAGAAATAATTACAAAAAATATTTTAAAAGATTTAAACTATGATATAAAACAATACAGCCCAAGACTTATGTACGGGTTGATAGAAGCTGCTAAAGCCGATAGAAAAATATTAGAAATATACCCAGAACCTATACGAAAAGTACTAAATGCTGTTTTTCCAGTGTACGTAAATTATTTAAAAAATAATAACTTAGTAGATTTCCAAGATTTATTAGTGCTTGTTTTGGACTTGTTTAGAAATTTTCCTGAAGTATTAAAAAAATATCAAGAGTGGTTCGAATATGTTTTAGTGGATGAGTTTCAGGATACAAATGATTTGCAATATGAAATTGTATACCTGTTAGCAAAAAATCATCAGAATCTATTTATAGTTGGAGATGAAGACCAAAGTATTTATGCATTTAGAGGATCCAATATTGAAAACATCAAAAAATTTATGGATGACTTCCCAACACATAAAAAAATCATTTTAAATCAAAACTATCGATCGAAAGAAAATATTTTAAAAGCCGCAAACGCCGTAATTAAAAATAATAAGAATCGCATTCCTAAAGACTTATTTAGCGAATTAGGAGAAGGAGAAAAGGTTATTCATTTTAAAGCGGATTCTGATGAAGAAGAAGCTTATTATATTTATAACAAAATCAAATCACTACACAAAGAAGGCTATTCTTTTGAAGACATGGCTATCCTTTATAGAAACAATGCTATGAGTCGTAAATTTGAAGATATCCTCCTTAAATATAATATCCCTCATAAAGTCATTGGGAATATATCTTTTTACAAAAGAAAAGAAATTAAAGACATTATTGCATACTTACATCTACTTATTAATTTAGGTGACGATTTTTCTTTTTCAAGAATTTACAATGAACCAAAAAGAGGAATTGGAGAAAGTTCTTTTATAAAATTAAAAGAATTTGCACATAATCATAATTTAAAGTTAATGGACGTTATTGATTCGGACTTGGATTTTGTGAGCAGCCATGCAGCATCAAGATTAATTGATTTGAAAAGTTCGCTTTTATCCATTCAAATAAATATTGAAGAAGTAAACCTTTTGACTACATATGATGACTTACTACAAAAAACAGGATATTTAAAAATGCTTCAAAATGAAGATTTGAGTGTTGAAAGAAAAATAGAAGCAGAGAGACGAATTGAAAACATTCAAGAATTTAAGACAATTATTTTAGAGAAAATTCGAGATTATGATGTTTCTGTTTCAAATTACGAAAAATTAGTTCAAATTTTGACCGATCTTGCTCTTCGAGAAGAAGCGGAAGATTTGCTTCAAGATGAAAAATTTGTAAGTTTAATGACCGTTCATTCAGCAAAAGGATTAGAATTTAAAATTGTATTTGTTGCATGTCTTGAACAATCATTGTTTCCATCAAGTCAAAGTTTGTTAGAACGTGCAGATGTAGAAGAGGAAAGACGTTTGTTTTATGTTGCTTTAACTAGAACAAAGGAACTTGCAGTTTTAACAAGTTCAAGAACGAGATTCATGTATGGAAGATTTATGGAAAATCTTGATTCGCAATTTTTAAGTGAAATTGACGAAGATACGCTTTTACGTCAAGGGCTTGCAAAACCAAAAGAAATCGTTTTTGAAAAATTAAAACAACATAAAAACACCATTATAAATCCTAAGGTTTCTTCAAATTATGAAAAGAAAGATTTAGGGTTAACTATCGGAGATAAAATTGTTCATCAAGTATTTGGAAATGGCGTAATTGTCGCAATTTCGGAAGACAAAGCCACGATTGCTTTTCAAAAAGAAGTTGGCATAAAAGTTTTAATGAAAGATCATCCTAGCATAAATAAGGTTCGGTGA